In Bradyrhizobium sp. 170, the DNA window AGCGAGCGACAGCCACACGGCTACCGCCGCGAAGCAACTGAGCAGCGCGCCGTGGCGCTGCGCCAGCACGACATAGGTGAGGCCAAGGAAGATCGTCGCGGCGTTGATCGGCAGGCTCGCCAGCGCACCCTCGGCGATGAAGGCGGCGTCATGATCGAGCGCGAGGAATACGTAGGACGGCCCCGCCGAGATCGGCAGCGTCGCGATCAGCGCGCCGATCACCGGGCCCGAGCGCTCAGTGACGATGGAAGCCGTCACCACGAACGCCGCCGTGATCGCCATGCGCAGGCCGAGCGTGAGGATAAAGGTGAGTTCGGGGGACATGGTCTATCCGTCGTCCCTGCGAAAGCAGGGACCCATACGCCGAGGCTTCTCGAGTTCGGGAGGTGTGGGTTGGTACTTCCCGCACCCATTGGCGTCAGTGGTTATGGGTCCCTGCGTTCGCAGGGACGACACCGAGATTGCCTCACACCCGCTTCATCGACACCGAGACCTTCGGGCCGTTCCTGATGGTCTGATAGACCACGCAATAGCGTTCGGTGAGTTTCAACAGCAGGTCGAGCTTGTCCTGCGGCGCGTCGGTTCCCACCTCGAAGCGCAGGCGAATCTCCTCGAAGCCGACCGGAGCTTCCTTGTCGACGCCGAGCGTGCCGCGAAAATCCAGATCGCCTTCGGCGATGACGGTGCCGCTTCTGAGCGGAACGTCGACGGCGGTTGCCACCGACTTCAGCGTCACGCCGGCGCAAGCGACGAGGGCTTCCAGCAGCATGTCGCCGGAGCAGAGCTCCAGGCCGGAGCCGCCGGTGGCGGGGTGCAGGCCGGCTACCGCCAGCGCGCGGCCGGTCTCTACCTTGCAGGCGATGCCTTCATTGTCGATCGAGCCCTTGGCCTTCAACGTAATGACCGCGGCCGAGGGGTCGGACTTGTAGCGTTCCTTGATCGGGGCCTGCATCGCGCGGAGTTCGGCGGCGTCCATTTTGTTCTCCCGACTTTTGTTTGTGCATCGGATATAAAGGGCTATCGGCGCGCTGTCATCACGGTCTCCCGCCGGCCGACCCATGCGGCATGGGAAATCCACGTTTTTCCAACAGGTTATGGCTGGCATTCGCGCACCCGGCGGCATAGCTTTGATTTGACCGTACAATCGCCCGTGACAGCCCCAGCGCCGTCCGATATCGGGATAGATCATGGATAGCGTCGTGACTGAGGACCGCTCCGGAGCGGATGAACGTTTCGATACCGCGCGGATCACCGCGGCGGTCGATGCCCTGGCCGAAAAACACGCCGGCCGCGAGGACGTGTTTCGCTCGGCGCTGGCGCAACTCCTGAAAGCCGAGATGATCGCGGCGCGCGCGACCGCGCAGGCCGTGCTGCTGAAGGATCGCCACGGCCGCCGCTGCGCGGAGCGGCTGTGCTTCATGCAGGACGAAATCATCCGCATCCTCTACTCGGCTGCCACACGGCATCTCTATCGCTCGCATGTGCCCTCCGGCGCCGAGCGCATGGCCGTGGTCGCCACCGGCGGTTACGGCCGCGGGCTGATGGCGCCGGAATCCGATATCGATCTGCTGTTCATCCTGCCCTACAAGCAGACCGCCTGGGGCGAGCAGGTCGCGGAAGCCATTCTGTATTGCCTGTGGGACCTGGGATTGAAGGTCGGCCACGCCACGCGCTCGGTCGACGAATGTATCCGCCAGGCGCGCGGCGACATGACGATCCGCACCGCGATCCTGGAGACGCGATTTTTGACCGGCGACCAGCCGCTCTATGACGAACTGGTCGCGCGGTTCGACAAGGACGTCGTGCAGGGCACGGCTTCCGAATTCGTCACCGCCAAACTCGCCGAGCGCGAAGAACGCCACCGTCGCGCCGGGCAATCGCGCTATCTGGTCGAGCCCAACGTCAAGGACGGCAAGGGCGGATTGCGCGACCTGCACACCCTGTTCTGGATCGCCAAATACGTCTACCGCGTGCGCGAGACCGACGAGCTGGTCGAACGCGGCGTGTTCGACGCGCAGGAGTACCGCACCTTCCGCCGCTGCGCCGACTTCCTGTGGTCGGTGCGCTGCAATTTGCATTTCGTCTCGGGGCGCGCCGAAGAGCGGCTGTCGTTCGACATGCAGCGCGAGATCGCGGTCCGGCTCGGCTATACTTCGCATCCCGGCATGCAGGATGTCGAACGCTTCATGAAGCACTACTTCCTGGTCGCCAAGGACGTCGGCGACCTGACCGCGATCCTGTGCGCCAAGCTGGAAGACGAGCAGGCCAAGCCGGCGCCGGTCTTGAGCCGCATGGTGGCGCGGCTGCGGCCGGGCACCAAGCGGCGGCGGGTGCCCGACAGCGACGACTTCATCATCGACAACAACCGCATCAACCTCGCCGCGCCCGACGTCTTCAAGCACGACCCGGTCAATCTGATCCGGATCTTCCAGCTGGCGCAGAAGAACAACCTCGCCTTCCACCCCGATGCGATGCGCACGGTGACGCGCTCGCTGAAACTGGTGAACACCCAGCTTCGCGAAAATCCGGAAGCCAACCGGCTGTTCATGGATATCCTGACTTCCGACAACGCGGAGATCGTGCTGCGGCGCATGAACGAGACCGGCGTGCTCGGTCACTTCATCCGCGCCTTCGGCAAGATCGTGTCGATGATGCAGTTCAACATGTATCACCATTATACGGTGGACGAACATTTGATACGATGCGTCGGCTTCCTGCAGGAGATCGAGCGCGGCGGCAATGACGAGTTCACGGTCGCAAGCGACCTGTTCCGCAAGATCCGCCCCGAGCATCGCGCGGTGATCTACATCACCACGCTGCTGCACGACGTCGCCAAGGGCCGGCCGGAGGATCATTCGGTCGCGGGCGCCAGAGTGGCGCGGCGATTGTGCCCGCGGCTCGGCTTCAACACCGCCGACACCGAGCTGGTAGCATGGCTGATCGAAGAGCATCTGACGATGTCCACGGTGGCGCAGTCGCGCGACCTCTCGGACCGCAAGACGATCGAGAATTTTGCCGCGGTCGTACAGTCCGTCGAGCAGATGAAGCTTTTGACCATCCTGACCACCGCCGACATCAGGGGCGTCGGCCCCGGTGTGTGGAACGGCTGGAAGGCGCAGTTGCTGCGCACGCTGTATTATGAGACCGAGCCGGCGCTGACCGGCGGCTTCTCGGAAGTGAACCGCGCCCAGCGCATCGCGGTAGCGCAATCCGAATTCCGCGCCGCGTTCAACGAGTGGCCGGAAGCTGAGCTCAACGCCTATATCGGGCGGCACTATCCCGCCTACTGGCTCAAGGTCGACCTGCAACGAAAAATCCGCCAGGCGCGCTTCATCCGCGCCAGCGAACAGGCCGGCCACCAGCTCGCGATCAATGTCGGTTTCGATGAAGCGCGCGGTGTCACCGAACTGACGATCCTGGCGACCGACCATCCGTGGCTGCTGTCGATCATTGCAGGCGCCTGCGCATCCGCCGGCGCCAACATCGTCGACGCGCAGATCTACACGACCACCGACGGGCGCGCACTCGACACCATCGCGATCTCCAGGGAGTACGACCGCGACGAGGACGAGGGACGGCGCGCCACCCGCATCGGCGAGATGATCGAGCAGGTGCTGGAAGGCAAGCTGCGGCTGCCCGAAGTGGTGGCCCGCAAGGCGGCCAACCGCGGCAAGGTGCGCGCCTTCGTGGTCGAGCCGGAGGTCACCATCAACAATCAGTGGTCGGACCGCTACACCGTGATCGAGGTTTCCGGCCTCGACCGCCCCGGCCTGTTGTATCAGCTCACGACCGCGATCTCGAAACTCAACCTCAACATTGCCTCCGCCCATGTCGCGACCTTCGGCGAACGCGCCCGCGACGTGTTCTACGTGACGGATTTGCTCGGCGCCCAGATCACCGCGCCGACCCGGCAGGCCGCGATCAAGAGCGCGCTGATTCATCTGCTCTCCAGCGAAGACAACGTCGCGCAGCCGGCGGCGTGACACGCAGTCCTGTAGGATGGGTGGAGCGAAGCGATACCCATCAATGCCGGTGCGGGTGGCGATGGGTATCGCTGCGCTCCACCCATCCTACGATCGACTAACGTCTCTGGATCGTCATTGCGAGCGCAGCGAATCAATCCATGGCGCGGCAAGTGGAGAGGTGGATTGCTTCGCTGCGCTCGCACTGACGTGGATATAGTTTCGCGATCTCGCGACGCATTGCGTCCGAGGTTTGCTGGATAACTTCCCACCCTCTCCAATCAGAGGGCGCAGGGAAGACCGGGTGCACGCTGCACCCGCGGTCTCGCGTGCAATGGCGCACAGAGAACGCGCACACGAGCATACAGGTTCAGCGGAAACACTCCGGCCTTCCCTGCGCAATGGCTTTACGGCTTACTTCGAGCTCTCCCCGGTGAACGGCTTTCTTGCCACCGTCGCTGCGCAGGGAATGGACCCCACGCAACTTAACGCCAGCACCGCGGCGTCAGGACCACACGACTTCGCCGTACGCTCGAGCCACACACGTCAGTCGCAGCTCTCGCGTCCATCGCATCTCACCGCACGTTCGTGACGATGGCCAACGCCCCTCATCTGCCGTGAGACGGGCGGGGTTATGCCGCTGATTTGGCCTGCAAGTTAAGCGGAATATTTTTGCAAGGAGGGCTGGACAGACTTTTGGTGATTTGCCCGTCGTGTTGCTTTGTCGCATGCGCTTGAGCGAGATTGCGCTTGCATGCGAGGCAAATCACTATCGCGATCTAGTTGGTCTGTTTTGGATCGCCCCAACCGTAATGCTCGAGAGCTGTCAGGCTCGCCGCCACGAAGGCAAGATAATTTGTCTGGGAAACCAGAAGACCCAGATCGAACAGTTCGAGCAAAGCTTGCCATGGGTCCCCTGCCGGCACGGCGATTGCCCGCTTGCCACCATCGATCACGGAAGGTCGGAAGCTGCGGTCCGATCTCCGGCGCCTTGCCTCGGGTCCGATGTCATCGGAGCAACAGATCAAATGCAGGCGTGCTTTCGGCATATCAATCCCCAAATTTGCGGTCGGCGAGCGCCGGGTTACGGGTTTGACAACTGCAACGAGATGTTTGCGGTCGGCGAGACGTCCGGTTGAAGGTCTCGCGTAAAGGCCTTTCCCGCAGGGCAATTCCAGAAAATATTGTGCCATCAGGTTACCCGACAGGCTTCATCATTGAAACCAAACGGACCATTGAACGGAGGTTGATCCACACATTACATTCGGTTGGCAGGATCATACCTAGGTTTGGGATCGCGATCCGGGCCGCGGCGGGTGGTAGACGCTCCCGAGAGGCGCATCGGCGCACGCAGGGACCGCCCGGATCTTTATACCCTTCCGGACGTCCAAAAGCTGCTAGTATGCGGCATGTTAGGAGGGCGACGTTGTCGCCGCTGATGATGGTGATCACCTAGCGACGCAGCGCCGGCCCGGGATGGCCAGGCCTTTTGTGCTGCCTATGATGCGTAACCAGACGATGAAATCCTGGCGCTCGGCCGAGCAATGGCTGCTGGGCGGCATGGTGCTGGCGTTGGCTGCGGCGGCTTTCATCTGGCTCGTTCTCGGCCCCGCACCGGCGGCCCCGGCCTATTTGACCGCCGTCGTATTGCTGATCGCCTCGCTTCTCGCCTCACTGATCATGATGCGCCGGGTGGGCACTGCCCGCAGGCAGATGGAAGCCGTGCTCCACGGCCGGACAAAAGCCGAACAACACGCGATAGAAGCGCTGCGTCACAGCGAAGCGCAATGGAAGGAGGTGTTCGAGCACAACCCGGTAATGTATTTCATGGTCGACGCGGCCGGCACCGTCCTGTCCGTCAACACATTCGGCGCCGCACAACTTGGCTACGCCGTCAGCGAATTGCTCGGGCAATCCGTGTTGAAAGTCTTTCCTGCCGAAGAGCAACATGTGGCCCAGAGCAACGTTGCCATATGCCTGAAGAATATCGGCCAAACCCATAGCTGGGAGATCTGCAAGGTTCGCAAGGACGGTTCGTCGCTCTGGGTTCGTGAAAACGCCAAGGCCGTACGGCGGCTGGACAATCAATTGATCGTGCTGATCGCATGCGAGGACATTACCGAACGCAAGGGGGCTGAAAATGCCTTGCGGCAGAGTGAAATGTATCTGGCCGAAGCCCAGCGATTGAGCCGCACCGGCAGCTTCGGCTGGCGTGTCGCCAGCGGCGAAATCATTTGGTCGGAGGAAACATTCAGAATATTTGGCTACGACAAGGCCTCCTCTATCAAGCTCGCCACGGTGATGCAGCGTATTCATCCGGATGATCGTGCGCGCGTGCAACAGACCATCGACCGCGCGTCCCGCGACGGCAAAGACTTCGTGCACGGATATCGATTGCTGATGCCCGATGGCTCGGTCAAACATGTCCATGCCG includes these proteins:
- a CDS encoding [protein-PII] uridylyltransferase → MDSVVTEDRSGADERFDTARITAAVDALAEKHAGREDVFRSALAQLLKAEMIAARATAQAVLLKDRHGRRCAERLCFMQDEIIRILYSAATRHLYRSHVPSGAERMAVVATGGYGRGLMAPESDIDLLFILPYKQTAWGEQVAEAILYCLWDLGLKVGHATRSVDECIRQARGDMTIRTAILETRFLTGDQPLYDELVARFDKDVVQGTASEFVTAKLAEREERHRRAGQSRYLVEPNVKDGKGGLRDLHTLFWIAKYVYRVRETDELVERGVFDAQEYRTFRRCADFLWSVRCNLHFVSGRAEERLSFDMQREIAVRLGYTSHPGMQDVERFMKHYFLVAKDVGDLTAILCAKLEDEQAKPAPVLSRMVARLRPGTKRRRVPDSDDFIIDNNRINLAAPDVFKHDPVNLIRIFQLAQKNNLAFHPDAMRTVTRSLKLVNTQLRENPEANRLFMDILTSDNAEIVLRRMNETGVLGHFIRAFGKIVSMMQFNMYHHYTVDEHLIRCVGFLQEIERGGNDEFTVASDLFRKIRPEHRAVIYITTLLHDVAKGRPEDHSVAGARVARRLCPRLGFNTADTELVAWLIEEHLTMSTVAQSRDLSDRKTIENFAAVVQSVEQMKLLTILTTADIRGVGPGVWNGWKAQLLRTLYYETEPALTGGFSEVNRAQRIAVAQSEFRAAFNEWPEAELNAYIGRHYPAYWLKVDLQRKIRQARFIRASEQAGHQLAINVGFDEARGVTELTILATDHPWLLSIIAGACASAGANIVDAQIYTTTDGRALDTIAISREYDRDEDEGRRATRIGEMIEQVLEGKLRLPEVVARKAANRGKVRAFVVEPEVTINNQWSDRYTVIEVSGLDRPGLLYQLTTAISKLNLNIASAHVATFGERARDVFYVTDLLGAQITAPTRQAAIKSALIHLLSSEDNVAQPAA
- a CDS encoding PAS domain S-box protein yields the protein MMRNQTMKSWRSAEQWLLGGMVLALAAAAFIWLVLGPAPAAPAYLTAVVLLIASLLASLIMMRRVGTARRQMEAVLHGRTKAEQHAIEALRHSEAQWKEVFEHNPVMYFMVDAAGTVLSVNTFGAAQLGYAVSELLGQSVLKVFPAEEQHVAQSNVAICLKNIGQTHSWEICKVRKDGSSLWVRENAKAVRRLDNQLIVLIACEDITERKGAENALRQSEMYLAEAQRLSRTGSFGWRVASGEIIWSEETFRIFGYDKASSIKLATVMQRIHPDDRARVQQTIDRASRDGKDFVHGYRLLMPDGSVKHVHAAAHAVTDASGDIEFVGAVTDITSRKRAETELHEAQANLAHVTRVTALGELAASIAHEVNQPLAAVVTNAAACLRWLDREPANLKEARSTLQSIVADGNRAGEVIQRVRALVDKTADQKAPLQINNVVNEVISFVQHELFSHRVALRLELAPALPPVLADRIQLQQVILNLVINGVEAMQPVKDRPRDLVIRTRQDDETRQILVTVSDCGVGVATENADRLFEAFFTTKSSGMGMGLSICRSIVSAHGGRLSASGNAGPGATFQFTLPLHQEDST
- a CDS encoding OsmC family protein encodes the protein MDAAELRAMQAPIKERYKSDPSAAVITLKAKGSIDNEGIACKVETGRALAVAGLHPATGGSGLELCSGDMLLEALVACAGVTLKSVATAVDVPLRSGTVIAEGDLDFRGTLGVDKEAPVGFEEIRLRFEVGTDAPQDKLDLLLKLTERYCVVYQTIRNGPKVSVSMKRV